The Crocosphaera subtropica ATCC 51142 genome includes a window with the following:
- a CDS encoding ketosteroid isomerase family protein: protein MIKSSQKTSPIHLTEPIIKQYFETLNQANFSETAKLFTINGILKPPFEPPIEGQEAIASYLQQEAREMILLPLEEALETMEIGHTLAEIKGKVTTALFTVNVAWIFILNYQKEIVSVEVKLLASLEELVNLKR from the coding sequence ATGATAAAATCATCCCAAAAAACTAGCCCTATTCATCTAACAGAACCGATCATTAAGCAATATTTTGAAACCTTAAATCAGGCAAATTTTTCAGAAACAGCCAAATTATTCACTATTAATGGCATTTTAAAACCTCCTTTTGAGCCTCCTATTGAGGGACAAGAAGCGATCGCCTCTTATTTACAGCAAGAAGCGAGAGAGATGATATTGTTGCCTCTTGAAGAAGCTTTAGAAACAATGGAAATAGGCCACACTCTAGCTGAAATAAAGGGCAAAGTTACCACTGCTTTATTCACCGTTAATGTAGCCTGGATCTTTATTCTGAATTATCAAAAAGAAATTGTTTCAGTGGAGGTAAAATTATTAGCGTCTCTCGAAGAATTAGTTAATTTGAAGCGTTAA
- a CDS encoding DUF362 domain-containing protein has translation MSSVSLLSAHSYDLAFLNKSLKQLLDPLGGIQSFVQPGQRVLLKPNLLTGSRPTKECVTRPEMVYCVAQLVKEAGGTPFLGDSPAFGTARGVALANGYGSIIEELDLEVVEFQSKRYSHNSENFDHLRLSKEAMDADVVINLPKVKSHVQLTLTLGVKNLFGCVPGKMKAWWHMEAGKDSDRFGEMLVETARAIAPNLTIIDGIIAHQGNGPSNGEPRELGVLGASGDVFALDCAMIELLKVSPSSIPTWVAQQRLGLTSNVADIEFPLCHPTQLQISDWQLPDKTMPIDFGLPRVIRSTFKHLYIRLVREPLKIS, from the coding sequence ATGTCTAGCGTTAGTTTATTATCAGCCCATTCTTATGATCTGGCCTTCCTGAACAAGTCTCTCAAACAGCTTTTAGACCCCTTGGGAGGAATCCAATCTTTTGTTCAACCAGGACAAAGAGTTCTACTCAAACCGAATTTATTAACGGGAAGTCGTCCAACGAAAGAATGTGTTACTCGTCCTGAAATGGTGTATTGTGTGGCTCAATTGGTTAAAGAAGCAGGAGGAACGCCGTTTTTAGGGGATAGTCCAGCTTTTGGTACTGCCCGTGGGGTTGCTTTAGCCAACGGTTACGGGTCTATTATTGAGGAGTTGGACTTAGAGGTCGTAGAATTTCAAAGCAAACGTTACAGCCATAATAGTGAGAATTTTGACCATTTGCGTCTTTCTAAAGAAGCGATGGATGCAGATGTGGTCATTAATTTGCCTAAGGTTAAGTCCCATGTTCAGTTAACGTTAACATTGGGGGTAAAAAATCTATTTGGTTGTGTTCCGGGGAAAATGAAAGCTTGGTGGCACATGGAAGCCGGAAAAGATAGCGATCGCTTTGGGGAGATGTTGGTAGAAACCGCTAGGGCGATCGCCCCAAATTTAACCATTATCGACGGTATTATCGCTCACCAAGGCAATGGACCAAGTAACGGAGAACCGAGGGAATTAGGGGTTTTAGGGGCTTCTGGGGACGTTTTTGCCTTAGACTGCGCTATGATTGAACTCTTAAAGGTATCTCCTTCATCGATTCCGACATGGGTGGCTCAACAACGGCTAGGATTAACTAGCAATGTTGCAGACATCGAATTTCCCTTATGCCATCCCACTCAATTACAAATCAGTGATTGGCAGTTGCCGGATAAAACGATGCCCATTGATTTTGGACTCCCTAGGGTAATTCGTTCAACGTTTAAACATTTATATATTCGTTTAGTGCGAGAACCTTTAAAAATTTCATAA
- a CDS encoding TolB family protein, translated as MGLISLLGSCNVFNRPEPSATLNSRYNDQQPALSGDGRWLALVSNRNNSNEILLYDLRRETFIDLPGLNQSNVILESPSLSRTGRYLVYISSVQGRPDVALYDRATRRAELLTQGYRNWVRNPQISADGRYIVFETARRGQWDIEVLDRGPLIELDIPDGTPVETP; from the coding sequence ATGGGTCTAATAAGCTTATTAGGATCTTGCAATGTCTTTAACCGTCCTGAACCTTCGGCTACCCTGAACAGTCGTTACAATGACCAACAACCTGCTTTGAGTGGAGATGGTCGTTGGTTAGCCTTAGTGTCGAACCGTAACAACAGTAATGAGATTTTACTTTATGATTTGCGTAGAGAAACATTCATCGACCTTCCAGGGTTAAATCAAAGTAACGTAATCTTAGAAAGTCCTAGCTTAAGTCGTACGGGACGCTATTTAGTCTATATTTCCAGTGTACAAGGACGGCCAGACGTAGCACTTTACGACCGTGCTACTCGACGGGCAGAACTATTAACTCAAGGTTATCGTAATTGGGTGAGAAATCCTCAAATTAGTGCCGATGGACGCTACATTGTTTTTGAAACTGCAAGACGAGGACAATGGGATATTGAAGTGTTAGACCGTGGCCCATTGATTGAATTAGATATTCCTGATGGTACACCCGTGGAAACCCCTTAA
- a CDS encoding TIGR00266 family protein, producing the protein MDIQLIHQPDSAIAKVILNAGEEIVAQAGSMVAMSGFINTSTTLRQGKGGGIMGGFKRILGGESLFLSVFRSPTAEGEVFLAPRLMGDILVYEMQGQELVVQAASYLASANDVDLDLGFQGMKSLFSGESIFWLSVTGYGPVILTSFGGIYEIDVDGDYVVDTGHIVAFEKTLDFRIDKANSSWLGAFFGGEGFICRFHGKGKVYCQTHNPGGFGSIVGSQLPPK; encoded by the coding sequence ATGGATATTCAATTAATACATCAACCCGACAGTGCGATCGCTAAAGTGATCTTAAATGCCGGAGAGGAAATTGTCGCACAAGCTGGTTCAATGGTGGCGATGAGTGGATTTATTAACACCAGTACCACCCTCAGACAAGGAAAAGGTGGGGGGATTATGGGAGGATTTAAACGAATATTAGGGGGTGAATCTCTCTTTTTAAGTGTGTTTCGCTCCCCAACTGCAGAAGGAGAGGTTTTTCTTGCCCCTAGATTGATGGGTGATATCTTAGTGTATGAAATGCAAGGTCAAGAATTGGTAGTACAAGCAGCCTCTTATTTAGCCTCTGCTAATGATGTAGACCTCGATTTAGGGTTTCAAGGGATGAAATCTCTGTTTTCTGGGGAATCAATTTTCTGGTTGAGTGTGACAGGATATGGACCAGTCATTTTAACTTCCTTTGGCGGCATTTATGAAATCGACGTGGATGGGGATTATGTGGTAGATACGGGTCATATTGTCGCTTTTGAAAAAACGTTAGATTTTCGCATTGATAAAGCTAATTCGAGTTGGCTAGGGGCATTTTTTGGGGGTGAAGGATTTATTTGTCGTTTTCATGGCAAGGGTAAAGTCTATTGTCAAACCCATAACCCCGGTGGTTTTGGTTCTATTGTTGGTTCTCAATTACCGCCTAAATAA
- the psbX gene encoding photosystem II reaction center X protein, protein MTPSLANFLWSLVWGTVIVVIPVTVGLVFISQSDKIKRNF, encoded by the coding sequence ATGACACCATCTTTAGCTAATTTCTTATGGAGCCTGGTCTGGGGAACCGTTATCGTCGTTATCCCCGTTACCGTTGGGCTGGTATTCATCAGTCAAAGCGATAAAATCAAGCGCAACTTCTAA
- a CDS encoding phospholipase D-like domain-containing protein gives MANQIKDFESKIRKYHSLPEAIVIDCKRIGYPFYVLYLDVTYLVQRELELLEEFVMKCIDNGLNKLEKIASFLGMDNNVVEKTLSELISKDLIKKEDIFKLTEKGSDALKQQKELAPVSDTKTFYLDALSGKLMDYFYLSKFDSKNNQNTSIGKIIKKPRKDHVEDIISYFEDIEKYLQNPNNPHVELIQVNRIEKVYPEWHEISLVLYKSNPKDQEIEYEIFSRDSIQKDYRETIEKIYAEGKKILDPIFQDIKQDNTTNESFNKIVESINDEDVRNVEQISIKISSLSDPDSFIETQNDSVKKEKSKLEQQLKEIKNQTRISEVVHTYEIREYLLKALKEAKNRVMIVSPWIKGNVVNQQFISTLEDSLKRKVKVYIIYGIKGSSFQNDNWSIKKLENLSDNYRNLKFEKTKNSHRKQIVCDDKFAIVTSFNFLSFRADPNLTYRDELGVVLRDKQTIEDLFNSGLGLIRSAE, from the coding sequence ATGGCTAATCAAATCAAAGATTTTGAAAGCAAGATTCGTAAATATCACTCACTGCCTGAAGCTATAGTGATTGATTGTAAACGAATAGGTTATCCTTTTTATGTTTTGTATCTTGATGTAACTTATTTAGTACAACGAGAATTAGAACTACTAGAAGAATTTGTCATGAAATGTATTGATAATGGATTAAATAAATTGGAAAAAATTGCTAGTTTCTTGGGTATGGATAATAATGTAGTTGAAAAGACTTTATCAGAATTAATTTCAAAAGATTTGATTAAAAAAGAAGATATATTCAAGTTAACTGAGAAAGGTTCAGATGCTTTAAAACAACAAAAAGAATTAGCTCCTGTTTCGGATACTAAAACTTTTTATTTAGATGCTTTAAGTGGAAAGTTAATGGATTATTTTTACCTGAGTAAATTTGATAGTAAAAATAATCAAAATACTTCTATTGGTAAAATTATTAAAAAGCCACGAAAAGATCATGTAGAAGATATCATTAGTTATTTCGAGGATATTGAAAAATATTTGCAAAATCCTAATAATCCCCATGTTGAACTTATACAGGTAAATAGAATAGAAAAAGTGTATCCTGAATGGCATGAAATTTCATTGGTTTTATATAAAAGTAATCCTAAAGATCAAGAAATAGAGTATGAAATTTTCTCTAGAGATTCTATCCAAAAAGACTATAGAGAAACTATCGAAAAAATATATGCTGAAGGTAAAAAAATACTTGATCCTATTTTTCAAGATATAAAGCAGGATAATACTACTAATGAATCATTTAATAAAATAGTTGAAAGCATCAATGATGAGGATGTTAGAAATGTAGAACAAATCAGTATAAAAATCAGTTCTCTCAGTGATCCAGATTCTTTTATAGAAACTCAAAATGACTCAGTTAAGAAAGAAAAATCTAAACTTGAGCAACAACTAAAAGAAATCAAAAATCAAACGAGAATTTCAGAGGTAGTTCATACTTATGAAATCAGAGAATATCTTTTAAAAGCCTTAAAAGAAGCTAAAAATAGAGTAATGATAGTTTCTCCTTGGATAAAAGGAAATGTGGTTAATCAACAATTTATATCAACCTTAGAAGATAGTTTAAAACGAAAAGTAAAAGTGTATATTATATATGGAATAAAAGGATCAAGTTTTCAAAATGATAATTGGTCAATTAAAAAATTAGAAAATTTAAGTGATAATTATCGTAATTTAAAATTTGAAAAAACAAAAAATAGTCATCGTAAACAAATTGTTTGTGATGATAAATTTGCTATAGTAACTAGCTTTAATTTTTTATCATTTAGAGCAGATCCTAATTTAACATATAGAGATGAATTGGGAGTGGTTTTAAGAGATAAACAAACTATTGAAGACTTATTTAACAGTGGGCTTGGTTTAATTCGCAGTGCTGAATAA
- a CDS encoding TolB family protein, with the protein MSSLVTGCTGYPRYLNFPFDGGGRGLNSRASDLEPQVTSTYIVFISDRNGSQDVYLFDAQQRQLISLPGLNALDEIASHPSISEDGRYVVFGGSRQGKSNIYVYDRQTEQKRNLTADLQAEVRNPIINADGTQIAFEIAQDGQWDIMIYDLSGNPLKLQ; encoded by the coding sequence ATGAGTAGTCTGGTGACAGGGTGTACAGGTTATCCTCGTTATCTTAATTTTCCGTTCGATGGAGGGGGACGAGGATTAAATAGTCGCGCTTCAGACTTAGAACCTCAAGTGACTTCTACTTATATCGTCTTTATTTCTGATAGAAATGGTTCTCAAGACGTTTATCTTTTTGATGCTCAACAGCGACAACTCATTTCCTTACCAGGGTTAAATGCGTTAGATGAAATAGCGTCTCATCCGTCTATTTCTGAAGATGGTCGTTATGTGGTTTTTGGCGGGAGTCGTCAAGGAAAATCCAATATTTATGTTTACGATCGACAAACGGAACAGAAACGCAATTTAACGGCTGATTTACAAGCAGAAGTCCGAAATCCCATCATTAATGCTGATGGAACGCAAATTGCCTTTGAAATTGCCCAGGACGGACAATGGGATATTATGATTTATGATTTATCAGGGAATCCTCTAAAACTTCAATAA
- a CDS encoding M48 family metallopeptidase yields the protein MSDRNPPPSSRQLLILLGIFLILIIFIIQLISFLVDWGITYIPISWEQQLGSMIVPIYEEKAQDSPQQQVLNQLLDRLESQIDNESLAKRNYRVIYIPENTVNAFAIPGDVIGVFQGLVEKINSENELMMILSHELGHFFHRDHLRGLGKTLMIRVAIATLLGDKTFLSNSMATITETISKTHYSRSQEYQADEYGLTLLNKTYGHVAGATDFFENFEEKETLNWVFFSSHPTSKKRVKRLNQLIKQRQYKIGAYSQLDSDLLQLD from the coding sequence ATGAGTGATCGCAATCCGCCACCGAGTTCCCGTCAACTCTTAATTTTATTAGGAATTTTTCTGATCCTTATTATCTTCATTATTCAGTTAATCTCATTTTTAGTAGATTGGGGAATTACCTATATTCCTATTAGTTGGGAACAACAATTAGGATCGATGATTGTTCCTATTTATGAAGAAAAAGCACAAGATTCTCCTCAACAACAAGTTCTTAATCAACTATTAGATCGCTTAGAATCTCAAATAGATAATGAGTCCCTAGCAAAAAGAAATTATCGAGTCATATATATTCCAGAAAATACGGTAAATGCTTTTGCCATTCCTGGAGACGTTATTGGGGTTTTTCAAGGTTTAGTAGAAAAAATAAATTCAGAAAATGAATTAATGATGATTTTAAGTCATGAATTAGGGCATTTTTTTCATCGGGATCATCTTCGAGGTTTGGGAAAAACATTAATGATTCGAGTAGCGATCGCAACCCTTTTAGGAGATAAAACCTTTTTATCAAATAGTATGGCAACTATTACCGAAACTATCAGCAAAACTCACTATTCTCGCTCTCAAGAATATCAAGCTGATGAATATGGTTTAACGTTATTAAATAAAACTTATGGTCATGTGGCAGGAGCAACGGATTTTTTCGAGAATTTTGAAGAAAAAGAAACGTTAAATTGGGTTTTTTTTTCTAGTCATCCCACTTCAAAAAAACGGGTGAAAAGACTCAATCAATTAATCAAACAACGACAATATAAAATTGGGGCTTACTCTCAGTTAGACTCTGATTTACTACAACTTGATTAA
- the lpdA gene encoding dihydrolipoyl dehydrogenase: MSEREFDYDLIIIGAGVGGHGAALHAVKCGLKTAIIEAKDMGGTCVNRGCIPSKALLAASGRVRELQNAQHLYSLGIHIQGVDFQRQAIADHAISLVNKIRGDLTNSLKRLKVDSIHGWGKVIDTQKVSVLSDDGEKILTAKDIMLCPGSVPFVPRGIEIDHKTVFTSDEAVKLEVLPQWIAIIGSGYIGLEFSDIYTALGCEVTMIEALDNLMPGFDPEISKLAERTLIKARDIETYSGVFATKVTPGAPVTIELTDAKTKEVIDVLEVDACLVATGRVPATKNLGLENLGIETDRGFIPVNDKMEVLRDGEPVPHLWAVGDANGKMMLAHAASGQGAIAVENMCGRDKTIDYRSIPAAAFTHPEISYVGLTEPAARELGEQEGFEVATVKTYFKGNSKALAEGETDGIAKIVFRKDNGELLGVHIMGIHASDLIQEAANAIAQRQSVENLSFNIHTHPTLSEVLDEAFKRAEARV; the protein is encoded by the coding sequence ATGAGCGAGCGAGAATTCGATTATGATTTAATCATTATCGGTGCAGGAGTGGGGGGACACGGTGCAGCCTTACATGCCGTTAAATGTGGCCTAAAAACCGCTATTATCGAAGCAAAAGACATGGGGGGAACCTGTGTTAACCGAGGTTGTATTCCCTCAAAAGCCCTCTTAGCAGCATCAGGAAGAGTCCGAGAATTACAAAATGCTCAACATCTCTACAGTTTGGGGATTCATATTCAAGGCGTAGACTTCCAACGACAAGCGATCGCTGACCATGCTATTAGTTTAGTCAATAAAATACGGGGGGATCTCACCAATAGTTTAAAACGCCTCAAAGTTGACAGCATCCACGGGTGGGGAAAAGTCATCGATACCCAAAAAGTCAGTGTCCTCAGCGACGATGGAGAAAAAATACTCACCGCCAAGGATATTATGTTATGTCCTGGCTCAGTGCCGTTTGTCCCCCGTGGCATCGAAATTGACCATAAAACAGTCTTTACCAGCGACGAAGCCGTTAAATTAGAAGTGTTACCCCAATGGATCGCAATTATTGGTAGTGGTTATATTGGGTTAGAATTTTCCGATATTTATACTGCTTTAGGGTGCGAAGTCACCATGATCGAAGCTTTAGACAATCTAATGCCCGGTTTTGACCCCGAAATCTCTAAATTAGCCGAAAGAACCCTGATCAAAGCCCGTGATATCGAAACCTACTCCGGGGTATTTGCCACCAAAGTCACCCCAGGCGCACCGGTTACCATTGAATTAACCGACGCTAAGACTAAAGAAGTGATCGATGTCTTAGAAGTAGATGCTTGTTTAGTGGCGACGGGAAGAGTTCCGGCTACTAAAAATCTAGGCTTAGAAAACCTTGGCATTGAAACCGATCGCGGTTTTATCCCCGTTAACGACAAAATGGAAGTCTTACGAGACGGCGAACCCGTTCCCCATCTTTGGGCAGTAGGAGACGCAAACGGGAAAATGATGTTAGCTCATGCAGCATCAGGACAGGGAGCGATCGCCGTAGAAAATATGTGCGGACGAGATAAAACCATCGATTATCGGAGTATTCCAGCAGCAGCCTTTACTCACCCCGAAATCAGTTACGTTGGCCTTACCGAGCCAGCAGCCCGTGAATTAGGGGAACAAGAAGGGTTTGAAGTCGCAACCGTCAAAACCTACTTTAAAGGCAATTCTAAAGCCCTGGCAGAAGGGGAAACCGATGGCATTGCTAAGATTGTGTTCCGTAAAGATAACGGAGAACTTTTAGGGGTGCATATCATGGGTATTCACGCCTCCGACTTGATCCAAGAAGCCGCCAATGCGATCGCTCAACGTCAAAGTGTTGAGAATCTTTCGTTTAATATTCATACCCATCCCACCCTATCAGAAGTATTAGACGAAGCTTTTAAACGAGCTGAAGCTAGAGTTTAG
- a CDS encoding Ycf66 family protein — protein sequence MVNFGLNSASVLGIFLAVAGAGLYFLRTVRPELSRDHDIFFAAVGLLCGLILLFQGWRLDPILQFGQFLLTGSAVFFAVESIRLRGATTEQAKRSSSFVDDDRRVSKTRVYTEAELDRLEPYEEEEPTYRNNPRLQGYADPRSSRGYGDDDPRTPRSRRRPPSDPYSDRPSPRRTTRPSRSTTENYDAWGSEDDMWEDRPKKRRPSRPRPESSSPQTPSSPPRKRRPRPSSQTKGYPSSPEETPTTTDYVDYQPIDPSESPRKRGSRPSNPEDNYEGDRPSDPSNFDY from the coding sequence ATGGTTAATTTTGGGCTGAACTCAGCCAGTGTCCTCGGAATTTTTTTAGCCGTTGCTGGAGCAGGTTTATACTTCTTGCGAACGGTACGGCCGGAACTGTCGAGGGATCATGATATATTTTTTGCTGCAGTGGGTCTATTATGTGGACTAATACTATTATTTCAAGGGTGGCGACTTGATCCCATTCTACAGTTTGGACAATTTTTGTTAACAGGATCGGCTGTCTTTTTTGCCGTCGAGAGTATCCGTTTAAGGGGAGCTACCACCGAACAAGCAAAACGGAGTTCTTCCTTTGTGGATGATGATCGTCGAGTCAGTAAAACTAGAGTCTATACAGAAGCCGAGCTTGATCGCCTCGAACCTTACGAAGAAGAAGAACCCACCTATCGTAATAACCCTCGTTTACAAGGATACGCCGATCCTCGCAGTAGTCGGGGTTACGGAGATGATGACCCCCGAACCCCACGATCCCGTCGTCGTCCCCCTAGCGATCCTTACAGCGATCGCCCTTCCCCCAGAAGGACAACCCGTCCCAGTCGATCGACAACAGAAAACTATGATGCTTGGGGTAGTGAGGATGATATGTGGGAAGATCGCCCCAAAAAACGTCGTCCCAGTCGTCCTCGTCCCGAAAGCTCTTCCCCCCAAACCCCCTCAAGCCCCCCTCGAAAACGCCGTCCTCGTCCCAGTAGTCAAACCAAGGGCTATCCGTCGAGTCCAGAGGAAACACCAACTACCACCGACTATGTGGACTATCAACCCATAGATCCATCGGAAAGCCCTAGAAAGCGAGGCTCTCGACCCTCAAACCCAGAGGATAATTATGAAGGTGATCGCCCATCAGATCCTTCTAATTTTGACTATTAA
- a CDS encoding TIGR00266 family protein, whose protein sequence is MSNITYQIEHSPAYASLILDLRPQQTVLVEASAMAAMDTSVKMQSKIRGGLMKGVGRMLGGESLFINQFTAKNDSGRVYVSPGVPGDIQHYSIENHCGLLVQSSGFVACSDTVQIDTQFQGFKGFFSGESLFLLRVTGRGDFWFSSYGAILEVPVTKDYVVDTGYVVAFEDTLNYNVEMIGGLSFRNLKTGILGGEGLVCRFSGKGRLWIQSRAIYPLLNFLHPFRPTKSSN, encoded by the coding sequence ATGTCAAACATTACTTATCAAATTGAACATTCTCCTGCTTATGCTTCGTTAATTCTTGATTTACGGCCTCAGCAAACTGTTTTAGTAGAAGCTTCGGCGATGGCTGCAATGGATACCTCTGTGAAAATGCAATCTAAGATTAGAGGAGGATTAATGAAAGGTGTGGGTCGAATGTTAGGGGGTGAATCTCTTTTTATTAATCAATTTACAGCAAAAAATGATTCAGGAAGAGTTTATGTTTCCCCTGGAGTGCCTGGGGATATCCAACACTATTCTATCGAGAATCATTGCGGTTTATTGGTTCAATCATCGGGGTTTGTTGCCTGTAGCGATACGGTACAAATAGATACCCAGTTTCAAGGATTCAAAGGTTTTTTTAGTGGAGAATCTTTATTTTTATTAAGAGTAACAGGGCGGGGAGATTTTTGGTTTAGTTCCTATGGGGCTATTTTAGAAGTTCCTGTTACGAAAGATTATGTAGTTGATACCGGTTATGTCGTCGCTTTTGAAGATACCCTAAATTATAATGTAGAAATGATTGGCGGTTTATCTTTTAGAAATTTAAAAACAGGAATTTTAGGGGGTGAAGGATTAGTTTGTCGGTTTAGTGGCAAAGGTCGTCTCTGGATTCAAAGTCGTGCTATTTATCCCCTACTCAATTTTTTACATCCCTTTCGACCGACTAAAAGTAGTAATTAA
- a CDS encoding TIGR00266 family protein gives MQYEIRYKPAFAAIFVTLAPGESIIAEAGAMASMDGRLSMKTKLSGGLFSALLRKFLGGESLFVNVFKNQTSQALTLVLTQSIIGDIECLELSGNEMCFQPGAYIASSPKIDLGVRWAGLASWFAGEGLFKLKVSGHGKVFFGAYGGLSKQTITGEFIVDNSHLVAYSPDISMSIGLSGGLISSMTSGEGLVNRLKGHGVIYLQSRSVSGLLGFLRPKVK, from the coding sequence ATGCAATATGAAATTCGATATAAACCAGCTTTTGCTGCTATCTTCGTCACCTTAGCTCCTGGTGAAAGCATCATAGCCGAAGCCGGAGCGATGGCCAGTATGGATGGCCGTTTATCCATGAAAACAAAATTATCTGGGGGGCTTTTTTCAGCCTTATTACGAAAATTTTTAGGGGGCGAATCCCTATTTGTCAATGTCTTTAAAAATCAAACATCTCAAGCCTTAACTCTGGTTTTAACCCAATCAATCATAGGAGATATTGAATGCTTAGAGTTAAGCGGAAATGAAATGTGTTTTCAACCAGGAGCTTACATAGCTAGTAGTCCTAAAATTGACTTAGGGGTACGGTGGGCTGGTTTAGCCAGTTGGTTTGCAGGAGAAGGATTATTTAAGTTAAAAGTCAGTGGTCATGGGAAAGTCTTTTTTGGAGCTTACGGCGGTCTAAGTAAACAAACCATTACAGGAGAATTTATTGTTGATAATAGCCATTTAGTGGCCTACAGTCCCGATATTTCCATGAGTATTGGCTTATCAGGAGGATTAATCAGTTCTATGACCTCTGGAGAAGGGTTAGTCAATCGTTTAAAAGGTCATGGAGTCATTTATCTGCAATCTCGAAGTGTTAGCGGTTTACTGGGATTTTTACGCCCTAAAGTGAAGTAA